A genome region from Methanococcoides burtonii DSM 6242 includes the following:
- a CDS encoding (Fe-S)-binding protein, translating to MANALEIYQLLPKTNCKQCGKATCMAFAAALLSREVVVDDCPPLKEDKFKDKYEKLSEIITPAGEASESGMIVHTEKCIGCGNCVVACPVNVAEDPHGAGSGRAPTSDNVILRVEDGVVRLSNVSQCRRFGENKILCNGCIVTCPTKAIEFV from the coding sequence ATGGCAAATGCATTAGAAATATACCAGTTACTACCAAAAACAAATTGCAAACAGTGTGGAAAAGCGACCTGTATGGCGTTTGCAGCAGCGCTTCTTTCAAGAGAGGTAGTGGTCGATGATTGTCCGCCTCTGAAAGAGGACAAGTTCAAAGATAAATATGAAAAACTTTCCGAGATCATCACGCCTGCAGGAGAGGCTTCGGAGTCTGGTATGATAGTGCATACTGAAAAATGCATTGGATGTGGCAACTGTGTTGTTGCATGTCCTGTTAATGTGGCTGAAGATCCTCATGGTGCGGGATCAGGGAGAGCACCTACCAGTGACAATGTCATCCTTCGTGTGGAAGATGGTGTTGTACGTCTCTCCAATGTAAGTCAGTGTCGTCGATTTGGTGAAAATAAGATACTATGCAATGGTTGCATCGTCACATGTCCTACAAAAGCAATTGAATTCGTCTGA
- a CDS encoding formylmethanofuran dehydrogenase subunit B yields the protein METEYYVCTGCGLLCDDIEIELENGKVSKVNNACLKGVARLKKCDRPAECRINNEPATLEAAIIEAARILKEAKSPVIFGMGNSTSQAQKNAIEVAKKTDAYFDDTSSFCQGPIVEAILESRIRTCTLDEVKDKADVIVYWGADPSNSHPRHLSKYTYFPRGKERQRGWEEDRTAICIDVRKSDTATICGDKFYQIPPQADEELLNALTNGLSGKVPKVSFGMSPKKILELANMLKKAEFGVICVGLGLVYSLEEIEPLVRLMDKLNEVSNFHLIPMVGQYNMRGSNHNLHGETGYINRVKFTGDDVEHGPHCSVVELLRKRTVDAALIIGSDPMSSLPGSIAKELLDIPVITIDPCNTLTSRKAKVSIPAATAGSECGGTAVRMDGVEVEFKAMIETDRMCDAEILERIMGEL from the coding sequence ATGGAAACTGAATATTACGTTTGTACAGGGTGCGGACTTCTCTGTGATGATATAGAGATCGAGCTAGAAAATGGTAAGGTCTCAAAGGTGAACAATGCATGTCTAAAAGGTGTAGCTCGCTTAAAAAAATGTGATAGGCCTGCTGAGTGCAGGATAAACAACGAACCTGCAACTCTTGAAGCTGCTATCATAGAAGCTGCTCGAATACTCAAAGAAGCCAAATCTCCGGTGATATTCGGGATGGGAAACTCGACTAGTCAGGCTCAAAAAAATGCTATTGAGGTGGCAAAAAAAACGGATGCTTATTTTGATGATACTTCTTCTTTCTGTCAGGGGCCTATCGTTGAAGCAATACTTGAGAGCAGGATAAGGACCTGCACACTTGATGAGGTAAAAGACAAGGCGGATGTTATCGTTTACTGGGGTGCAGATCCCTCTAACTCACACCCGAGACATTTATCCAAATACACCTACTTTCCCCGTGGAAAAGAAAGGCAACGCGGCTGGGAAGAAGATCGTACGGCAATTTGTATCGATGTGAGAAAGTCTGATACTGCTACTATCTGCGGTGATAAGTTCTACCAGATACCACCACAGGCAGATGAAGAGTTGCTTAATGCACTCACAAATGGTCTTTCCGGCAAGGTCCCCAAGGTTTCTTTCGGAATGAGTCCGAAGAAGATACTTGAACTTGCGAATATGCTTAAAAAAGCTGAATTCGGGGTGATCTGTGTTGGCTTGGGTCTTGTTTATTCACTTGAGGAAATTGAACCGCTAGTCCGTCTAATGGATAAGCTCAATGAAGTTTCGAACTTCCATCTCATCCCAATGGTCGGTCAGTATAATATGCGGGGATCCAATCATAACCTACACGGGGAAACTGGATATATTAACCGTGTCAAATTCACAGGGGATGATGTTGAACATGGACCACACTGTTCTGTTGTGGAATTGCTGAGGAAAAGAACCGTTGATGCAGCGCTTATAATAGGGTCTGACCCGATGTCAAGTCTTCCAGGTAGTATTGCAAAAGAGCTGTTGGACATTCCGGTCATCACGATTGACCCCTGCAATACTCTGACCTCCAGAAAAGCAAAAGTGTCAATTCCAGCTGCCACTGCAGGTTCGGAGTGTGGAGGAACTGCTGTCAGGATGGATGGTGTTGAAGTTGAGTTCAAAGCCATGATTGAAACTGATCGAATGTGTGATGCAGAGATACTGGAACGCATTATGGGGGAATTATAA
- a CDS encoding formylmethanofuran dehydrogenase has protein sequence MGFGQFLKAPEYDIKIITYRDVFQSTALESSGCGDEYAERSAVILLDKGDMKKMVLKAGRKAVLKNNFGRVVVHLRPSDYEKGHEGIGYMTNSPWSNALVSSETGGSGVPKFKMIIASISDAKDEKVTSFDE, from the coding sequence ATGGGATTTGGACAATTTCTTAAAGCTCCTGAATACGATATCAAGATAATAACATACAGGGATGTCTTCCAAAGCACTGCTCTTGAATCATCAGGATGTGGGGATGAATATGCCGAACGTTCAGCTGTAATTCTGCTGGACAAAGGTGACATGAAGAAAATGGTGCTTAAGGCTGGAAGAAAGGCAGTTCTTAAGAACAACTTCGGAAGAGTTGTTGTGCATCTCAGACCTTCCGACTACGAGAAAGGGCATGAAGGCATCGGATACATGACCAACAGCCCCTGGTCAAATGCACTGGTATCTTCTGAGACAGGTGGCTCAGGAGTTCCGAAATTCAAAATGATAATTGCATCCATCTCCGATGCAAAGGATGAAAAGGTCACTAGTTTTGATGAGTGA
- a CDS encoding methanogenesis marker 8 protein translates to MAHVMEILGKTKVVVENGKVVEVGEPEIDWCPLFEKARGIKKITREAVKENMEFRIKDFGLFTKDRMLEMDVFVGFGASEVMMTGLGRDILDTTVTVCDGAGTVITNNPVLVQGMGARISGLVETEPIDEVIDRIEKMGGIVLEPSKAIIDPIGGVLKAIELGFKRIAVTVVDPETARILREIESENNLEMMIIGAHTTGLSREDALEIVKYLDIIASCASKAIRDIIKPLAQVGTAVPLFALTQKGKELLLERAKEVESPILVNTMPLPVLPEKKQPKELI, encoded by the coding sequence ATGGCACATGTAATGGAAATCCTTGGAAAGACGAAAGTCGTTGTAGAGAATGGCAAAGTGGTTGAAGTCGGTGAACCGGAGATCGACTGGTGCCCACTGTTCGAGAAAGCAAGAGGCATCAAAAAGATCACACGAGAAGCTGTTAAGGAGAACATGGAATTTCGCATAAAAGATTTTGGTCTTTTTACAAAGGACCGTATGCTTGAGATGGATGTTTTCGTAGGTTTTGGTGCTTCCGAAGTCATGATGACAGGACTTGGAAGGGACATTCTCGATACCACCGTGACAGTTTGTGATGGGGCAGGCACTGTTATCACGAATAATCCTGTGCTTGTTCAAGGAATGGGTGCAAGGATATCGGGACTTGTGGAGACCGAACCTATTGATGAGGTCATAGATCGTATTGAGAAGATGGGCGGTATTGTGCTTGAACCATCTAAGGCCATCATCGACCCAATCGGCGGAGTACTAAAAGCAATTGAACTCGGTTTCAAGAGAATTGCGGTTACTGTTGTTGACCCGGAAACTGCCAGAATACTTCGTGAAATTGAGAGTGAGAACAACCTTGAAATGATGATAATCGGCGCCCATACTACCGGCCTTAGCAGGGAAGATGCACTTGAGATAGTAAAGTATCTTGACATCATTGCTTCCTGTGCATCAAAAGCGATACGGGATATCATCAAACCTCTGGCACAGGTCGGGACTGCAGTGCCTCTTTTTGCACTTACGCAAAAAGGAAAAGAACTTTTACTTGAACGTGCAAAGGAAGTTGAAAGTCCCATTCTTGTCAATACTATGCCATTGCCAGTATTACCAGAAAAAAAGCAGCCTAAGGAACTTATCTGA
- a CDS encoding phenylacetate--CoA ligase family protein — MKYWQPKYETMKHDELRELQLNRLKKTAASAYNNVHFYREKFEALGITPEDIRSLDDIRKLPMTKKTDLRDNYPFGLFAVPKRDVVRIHASSGTSGKPTVVGYTANDIETWANMMARNFTMVGLDANDVFQNAVNYGLFTGGLGFHYGIEQLGAMAVPSGTGNTARQIEMMQDFGVTAIHCTPSYGLYLAETVREMNIIDQLSLRVGCFGAEPWSSSTRKELEDAFNIKAYDSYGLSEMMGPGIAFECQEQDGLHIWSDHYLVEVLDEDGEQVAEGEKGELVLTSLTKEALPMIRYRTGDITRLLKSECACGRTSNRISRILGRADDMLIVRGINVFPSQIENVLVRIEKITDQFEIYLDRNKNKLDEITVRVELDEGAFTGEIKDLESTRRLVEGELKSVLNIRANVELVEKGTIPRTTGKAKRVFDRREAI; from the coding sequence ATGAAATACTGGCAGCCAAAATATGAAACGATGAAACATGATGAGCTTCGTGAACTGCAATTGAACCGCTTGAAAAAAACGGCTGCATCTGCCTACAATAATGTGCATTTTTATCGAGAGAAATTTGAAGCACTTGGCATAACTCCTGAAGATATAAGATCACTAGATGATATCAGAAAGTTACCAATGACCAAAAAGACGGACCTGCGTGACAACTATCCATTCGGTCTTTTTGCAGTCCCAAAAAGAGACGTTGTGCGCATTCACGCCTCTTCAGGAACAAGTGGAAAACCAACTGTTGTTGGATATACTGCCAATGATATTGAAACATGGGCAAATATGATGGCACGTAATTTTACAATGGTAGGGCTGGACGCAAACGATGTTTTTCAGAATGCTGTCAATTATGGTCTTTTTACAGGCGGACTGGGTTTTCACTATGGTATCGAACAACTTGGCGCCATGGCCGTACCAAGCGGGACTGGAAACACAGCCAGACAGATCGAAATGATGCAGGACTTTGGCGTTACTGCTATTCATTGTACACCTTCTTATGGACTGTACCTTGCAGAAACCGTCAGGGAAATGAATATCATTGATCAATTATCATTACGTGTCGGATGCTTTGGTGCAGAACCATGGTCATCCAGTACCAGAAAAGAACTTGAAGATGCTTTTAATATTAAGGCTTATGATTCCTATGGACTTTCTGAGATGATGGGACCTGGCATCGCATTCGAGTGTCAGGAACAGGATGGCCTTCACATATGGAGCGACCATTATCTTGTTGAAGTGCTGGACGAAGATGGAGAGCAGGTTGCTGAAGGTGAAAAAGGAGAACTTGTACTCACATCACTTACAAAGGAAGCGCTTCCTATGATCAGGTATCGTACAGGAGATATTACAAGACTTCTTAAAAGTGAGTGCGCATGCGGACGTACGAGCAATCGCATCTCAAGGATACTCGGAAGAGCAGATGATATGCTTATTGTAAGAGGCATCAATGTTTTCCCATCACAGATAGAGAATGTTCTTGTGAGGATCGAGAAGATCACCGACCAGTTCGAGATATATCTTGACAGGAACAAGAATAAACTGGATGAGATAACAGTCAGAGTAGAACTCGATGAAGGTGCATTCACAGGTGAGATAAAGGACCTCGAATCAACAAGAAGACTTGTTGAAGGTGAGCTTAAGAGCGTATTGAACATCAGGGCCAATGTAGAACTTGTGGAAAAGGGGACAATCCCAAGAACCACAGGTAAAGCTAAGAGGGTCTTTGACAGAAGGGAAGCTATCTAA